In Thermanaeromonas sp. C210, the following proteins share a genomic window:
- a CDS encoding GrdX family protein, producing the protein MNVQERVLIITNNPDIKPVRGRVLFVPEGPLSVLREAQKLIFRGYTLLSHPLMGSLKPWQNPYRSVVLLKPPGRPAGLDTRSIILMGNAIAMMEAREREVGSQRDYDGETLEDFRRLDRELLGQAEGVWAGEHPGLEVDLGSTDSGSFGGGRPEGG; encoded by the coding sequence ATGAATGTACAGGAACGGGTCTTAATAATCACCAACAACCCCGATATAAAGCCGGTCCGAGGACGGGTCCTATTCGTACCAGAGGGGCCCCTGAGTGTTTTGCGGGAGGCTCAAAAGCTCATCTTCCGCGGCTATACCCTGCTGAGCCATCCCCTCATGGGGAGCTTGAAGCCCTGGCAAAACCCCTACCGCAGTGTGGTACTGCTGAAGCCCCCAGGCCGTCCCGCGGGTCTGGATACCCGTTCTATTATCCTTATGGGAAACGCCATAGCCATGATGGAAGCCAGGGAAAGGGAGGTCGGTAGCCAGCGCGACTACGACGGCGAAACCCTGGAGGATTTCCGGCGTCTGGATCGGGAACTGCTCGGCCAGGCGGAGGGAGTTTGGGCCGGGGAGCACCCAGGCCTAGAGGTGGACTTGGGAAGCACGGACTCCGGAAGCTTCGGTGGGGGACGTCCGGAGGGAGGTTAA
- a CDS encoding thioredoxin family protein gives MLEVHKDNFEAEVLGASGLVVVDFWSPNCEKCLALMPDMEALEGKYQGQVKFAKLNIQGNRRLALSLGVRGLPAMGFFKGGQKVALLTPEEVSPEAVEAKIRELL, from the coding sequence ATGCTGGAGGTCCACAAGGACAACTTTGAGGCCGAGGTGCTGGGAGCTTCCGGGCTAGTGGTGGTGGATTTCTGGAGCCCGAATTGCGAGAAGTGCCTGGCCCTCATGCCGGACATGGAAGCCCTGGAAGGTAAATACCAAGGCCAGGTTAAATTCGCCAAACTGAACATCCAGGGAAACCGCCGGCTGGCCCTTTCCCTGGGAGTGAGGGGACTGCCGGCCATGGGCTTCTTTAAGGGAGGCCAGAAGGTCGCCCTTCTCACTCCCGAGGAGGTATCTCCGGAAGCAGTGGAGGCCAAGATCCGGGAACTCTTATAG
- a CDS encoding chromate transporter, translating to MLKTLLDLMIGFGRATLLGYGGGPSIVPLYEHEAVNVYGWVTKEEFGQALAFGNALPGPIATKLTMYIGYKVAGWPGALVSLLAVTLPTGIMLIAFFALLGKFKDSTFFKGMVAGVRPVVFVMLAMLAWDFAKYTFEPAGTGPFSWLPFGIAAAFFVSVHYLHLNPLWGVLASLILGGLFLR from the coding sequence ATGCTAAAGACCCTTCTGGACCTTATGATCGGCTTCGGGCGGGCGACCTTGTTGGGCTACGGCGGCGGCCCTTCGATCGTACCCCTTTACGAACATGAAGCGGTTAACGTTTATGGGTGGGTTACTAAGGAAGAATTCGGCCAGGCTTTAGCCTTCGGCAATGCCCTGCCGGGTCCCATTGCTACTAAGCTCACCATGTATATTGGCTACAAAGTGGCGGGCTGGCCGGGAGCGTTGGTTTCTTTGTTGGCCGTGACTCTTCCCACGGGCATCATGCTAATCGCCTTTTTCGCCCTCCTGGGGAAATTCAAAGACAGTACCTTTTTTAAAGGTATGGTTGCCGGCGTAAGGCCGGTGGTATTTGTAATGCTGGCCATGCTGGCCTGGGACTTTGCCAAGTATACCTTTGAGCCTGCCGGAACCGGTCCCTTTAGCTGGCTGCCCTTCGGTATCGCTGCCGCTTTCTTTGTGTCCGTTCACTATCTCCACCTTAACCCCCTCTGGGGAGTCCTTGCCTCTCTGATTTTAGGAGGGCTTTTCTTACGGTGA
- the trxB gene encoding thioredoxin-disulfide reductase translates to MGTKEVDVLIIGGGPAGLTAGLYASRARLNTVILEKGRHGGQIATTQVIENWPGTLKAGGAELTDQMAEHARRFGCQIIKDEVVEVDFSGYEKVVKTKKQDTYVAKAVIIASGAEPRVLGIKGEREFRGRGVSYCATCDADFYTDASVVVVGNGDAAVEEAIYLTNFAAEVTLIVIHDEGILDATKVIQERAFANPKLKFKWNSVVEEIKGDEAVTGVVIRNIKTGQLEELPTEGVFFFVGTLPNTSFLQGKIEMDARGYIKANDMMETSVEGVYACGDCREKFLRQVVTAAADGAIAAMAAEKYIREEEFFRQEVLQQEKPVLLVFWSPMVEASLPVVADAEKLQEKWGDKIKVTKIDTYRNTKVARRYGIERVPAVLLLRQGQVVAQIRELEGEEMEKALSSLIS, encoded by the coding sequence ATGGGCACCAAAGAAGTGGATGTACTTATAATCGGGGGCGGCCCGGCCGGTTTGACGGCCGGTCTGTACGCCTCCCGGGCCAGGTTGAATACCGTTATTTTGGAAAAAGGGCGCCACGGCGGCCAGATTGCCACCACGCAAGTCATTGAAAACTGGCCCGGCACCCTGAAGGCCGGCGGCGCCGAACTGACGGACCAGATGGCGGAACACGCCCGGCGTTTCGGCTGCCAGATTATCAAGGACGAAGTAGTCGAGGTGGATTTTAGCGGCTACGAAAAGGTAGTAAAGACCAAGAAACAGGATACTTATGTGGCCAAGGCCGTCATTATCGCTTCCGGCGCCGAGCCCAGGGTACTGGGTATCAAGGGAGAAAGGGAGTTCCGCGGCCGCGGGGTCTCCTACTGCGCCACCTGCGACGCCGATTTCTATACCGATGCCAGTGTAGTGGTAGTAGGCAACGGCGATGCGGCCGTGGAAGAGGCCATCTACCTCACCAATTTCGCGGCCGAGGTCACCTTGATCGTCATCCACGATGAGGGAATTCTGGACGCCACGAAAGTGATACAGGAGAGGGCCTTTGCCAATCCCAAACTCAAATTCAAATGGAACTCGGTGGTAGAAGAGATCAAGGGCGATGAGGCGGTCACCGGGGTAGTTATCCGGAATATCAAGACCGGGCAGTTGGAGGAACTACCTACCGAGGGCGTGTTCTTCTTCGTAGGGACCCTTCCCAACACCTCCTTCCTGCAGGGCAAGATAGAAATGGATGCCCGGGGGTATATTAAGGCCAACGATATGATGGAAACTTCGGTGGAGGGGGTTTACGCTTGCGGCGATTGCCGGGAGAAATTCCTGCGCCAGGTGGTTACGGCAGCGGCCGATGGGGCCATCGCCGCCATGGCGGCGGAGAAATACATCCGCGAAGAGGAATTCTTCCGCCAGGAAGTGCTGCAGCAGGAGAAGCCAGTTCTCTTGGTCTTCTGGAGCCCCATGGTGGAAGCCAGCCTCCCGGTGGTGGCCGATGCCGAGAAACTGCAGGAAAAGTGGGGAGATAAGATTAAGGTGACCAAGATCGATACCTATCGCAATACCAAGGTGGCCAGGCGCTACGGCATTGAGCGAGTCCCGGCCGTCCTGCTCCTGCGGCAAGGCCAGGTGGTGGCGCAAATCCGGGAGTTAGAAGGCGAAGAGATGGAGAAGGCCTTGTCCTCCTTGATCTCTTAA